One window of Halopseudomonas maritima genomic DNA carries:
- a CDS encoding DUF6151 family protein — translation MDNLALQCRCGQVNGRAIKVTPAAATRVVCYCRDCQRFAHWLDAAEQTLDSWGGTDIFQLPPARLQIHQGHEHIRCLRLSEKGLYRWYADCCKTPIGNSLKPSVPLIGLISSFVSDNQAELKTGPICARVNLGGATAQIPSSLLNAAPSRGYLLRLLGKMASWKLRGLGRPHPFFTPRGEPISPPQIVDS, via the coding sequence ATGGACAACCTCGCTCTGCAATGCCGCTGTGGCCAGGTCAATGGCCGCGCCATCAAGGTCACACCGGCCGCAGCCACACGGGTAGTGTGCTACTGCCGTGACTGTCAGCGCTTTGCCCACTGGCTGGATGCGGCTGAGCAAACCCTCGACAGCTGGGGTGGTACCGATATTTTCCAGCTGCCGCCGGCCCGCCTGCAGATTCATCAGGGACATGAGCACATTCGCTGCCTGCGCCTGAGTGAGAAAGGGTTGTATCGGTGGTATGCCGACTGCTGCAAGACACCGATCGGCAATAGCCTCAAGCCCTCTGTGCCCCTTATCGGCCTGATCAGCAGCTTTGTCAGCGACAACCAGGCAGAGCTCAAAACCGGGCCGATTTGCGCACGGGTAAACCTCGGCGGGGCCACCGCCCAGATACCCTCGTCGCTGCTCAACGCCGCGCCGTCACGCGGTTACCTGCTGCGTTTGTTGGGCAAAATGGCCAGTTGGAAGCTGCGCGGCCTTGGTCGCCCCCACCCATTTTTCACTCCCCGGGGCGAGCCGATCAGCCCGCCGCAGATAGTCGATTCTTGA